GCTTTAAAGGCGTCTCGCATTTCAACGGCAGCATAAAGGAAGCATGCGGAGACATGAAAACGAATCAAAAAGCTGCCTTCACAGGAATCAGCTGGATTCTTGTAACCTGCcattcttcatttttttcagattgTCAAAACATGCAGGTTTAGCATGAGCAAAAAAACAACGTGCATTTCGCCTCCACTAATGAACTAATAATTCCGTTTTAATCACCTGGCGTCGTAATCCTCCACCTTGTCGTCAAATTCACAAAACCATCATTGCGCGCGGCAGAGTCTCCAGGTCTCCTTCCTCCCCGCTGCCTGAGCTCGAGTCAGCTCGACGGCTCCGTCCCCGTCCCCCAACCCCCCCACGAGATGCTGAAGAGAAACCAGCCCGCTGATTGGCTGCCGACGTGCGCGACGAGCTTGTTTTCCTCCTGCCTCGTCGTTGCGGGCTGTGATGGTGCTCAGTGGAGCGCTGATAAACGGCCAGCATGAGCCTCGAGCATCTTTTCGGTGCTATTGaaaggcagaggtggaggatgtAAACAAAGGGCGTGCTTGGCTTTATATAGAGGCTCGGAGCTTCATTAATAAACAACCAGCGAGAAGcaccggtgtgtgtgtttgtgtgtgtgtgtgtgtgtgagagagagagagagatcatgaGCCTTATAGGAAGGAAATGCATCTCAGAGGGCAACGGTCACAttcagcaataaaaaaatatctgaTCCTTGCTCTTATCCGAGCACAGGATGTCTTAATGTCCTGACTGTGGCCAGGGGGAACTGACTCTCGGGACTTTATACCATGACGAGAAATTCTTtgtcaaaacaaatatttttttttaaacatcctCTCAAGAAGGTTGCTTATCTTCCCAAAGCTGCCTTCTGAAACTTCCTCATCTGATGCACAGTGCAGTAATGTGTTATACAACCGGGAGCAGCTTAATGGCTGGACGTGGATGGACATTATATAACCTCCAGCCTTGCTGATGATTCAAATGATAAAGCAGCGATGATAAAGCTCTCTGATGTACAACTCAAAGACAAGGGGCAAGGGGTAAAACACGAGTGCCTGTGAGCAAAAGAGAAGGTTCAGCGTGATGACAGAGTTCATCATGGTGAAGGCAGCCTGGATCGTAGCGTAATCACTTGGGGACATGTGAGTCCATGTCAAGCTGCATCAATTGCGCCACCGTGTGGTTAAAAGCCTTTACTGTCGAATTGAGCTTAAACAGTGAAaccacaaaaccacaacaaaacacaataaccTCATCttaactttttaaagaaaatgtccaTCAGACTGAAAGGATGGTCCGTGAGGTCTATCACATTTGTGGCATCCTGTTCTCGAAATTCATACAAGTGTGACCGGCAGCAACCATCTGATGGGTCTGTAAAAGGACAAATTCAAATAACGGTTTGTCAATGAAGAGTTTCAGCAGACATTTGACAGAATAGAAAACATACATCCTACCTCATCACTGAATTTCAGTAGCAGCTCAGTTCTCTCCACTATACCACCAATAATCAGGTCATTATCCTGGGCCATCAAAGCATCCTGCTCAGAATCAGGGAGCATATGAGCCCCCAGGCACTGCACAGGTAACATAATGCATAACTTAATCCAGATTCATGTCAGAGTAGAGATGATTGGATGACTGACACACCAAGTAGAAATGATGAGTATGTTTTGTGCACCATCTCTGCCTTGTaggcctgtttgttttcttgaaaaCTTGATCTTTTGAATCTGTTGCCCTCTTATTTGCTCTTGCATTGCTCTGTTTCAAAATTGCTTAGTAGTGTGTGTTccaaacattgttttcttccagGTCACCTTCAGTAGCACAATTAACTCTACCTCCATTTTTTATCCCATTCCCCTGCCTTCCCGTTGGCCCACTGAATATGTGTGCCTAATGATTTTTTGCCATTCCTCTGTAGACACAACCACAAGATTAACTGGCAGGACATCCATTTCACTTACTTAAAATAGATTTTCAGGTCACAATGTCTTGCCTAATTGTTTATATGTTGCTGGTAAATCCAGCCTATTCAGTTAAGAGTACAGACAGAAACTATGGAAACGTCTAGAAGCCGGAAGTGGGGGGCTTTGGTTGTCTATGGTGCCACTGAGTGGTCAAGTatgctgaagaagaagaaaaataatgagcCAAACATGAAAACGTAACTTTATAGTCTTTACTATCAAATTGAGCTGTAACAGTCACTGGACAGTGCCAGTTTTGTGAAATCAACACTTAATAAAACAGCAATAGAAAGCTGAAGTGATGTTCCCTTTTCAAGCAAGCATCTGTTCCACTACTTTCAGCTAGAGAAGGTGTTTTTGCCACAGAATATGTTCTCTTTGGTCATCAGCTAAAATGACAAGATGCCAAAAGGTTACTGTCAGTAAAGCATTCGATACTCATTTGGCTTAGAATATGAACAGTGAACTTCGTACATTTGACTTAGGCTAGTAGAACAGAGGCTAACCTGGAAGTGGGGCTGGACTTTGGCTCTCTATACAgaacagacagataaaacaatgtttaaataattcaaccatcatcataaaaacacataacGTAGataaaaaggaacaaaacacaAGTACAGGTCCATAGTTATCTATCAAATTGCTGTCAGGTCCAAGAAGTCTGCTGTCCCTGCCAACAATGGTCCTTGGTTGTGTGGCTCAGTTTCATAAAGCATGTCTTCAGAATAAATAGTTGCTCAGAGCAGCATATCCTGATGCACCACCATGCAGACGTCGGCTACTGCTAAGTATCATCTGGAGTCATGACTGAGCTGCCCAGAGGGTCCTGCACTCCCGGAACACTGTCAGCAGACTTCACGCTGGCGCTCTGAGCCTCTTCATCAGCCTCAGGCTTCCAGCTTTTGTTGTCGTTCATACAGATTTCCCCTTTCAGAAGCGAGAAGAGATAAGTATTATTTACAACTGTTAACTGTTAGCACAGACAAATACTGTTTAGTACTATGAGCTAATAAACATAACTGTCAAAAGTCCCAGTCTGTCATGGAtttgtgtacatactgtatttacaatTAATTCACATAGTTTTACAGTTCCTGTTATAAATAATGTGAATCATTTCTTTGGCTgtagtttgttgtgtttgtttgtattatattgtgtttgtaaatacaaccctgattctaaaaaagttgggacgcagTGTAAAACACAAGTTAAACAGAATGCGATCATTAgctaatcctttttcacatatactcaattgaaagcAGTAcaaaaactatatatttgttgttttagctcatcagcttcattgatttttgtaaatatctgcttattctgtatttgatgcagtgacgtgtttcaaacaagttgggccAGGAgtaacaaaagactgggaaagttgtggaatgctccaaaaacacctgtttggatcatttcacaggtaaacaggttgattggtaacaggtgatagtatcatgattgggtatgaatcatccaagcatccttgaaaggctcagtcattcagaagcaaggatggagcgaggttcaccactttgacTGTATAAatgatgttactacatgggctcagaaacactttatAAAGCTGTTGCAGGAAACGTAGCTTGCttgcaaatgattacattttgtttttatttacgttaCACAGTGCCCCAACAtctctggaatcagggttgtacattgAAAGGAATTTCTAATTCTTTCTTTCTAAAATACGAAGATGGCGAAGTAGCAAGGTAAACAATACTGATGAAGTGCAGTCTAATACTTACCTGCTGTGTGCTCTGTGGGGTTTTCTGTGCCGTAATGGAAACTATTCTCCTTTTCTGCTGATTTCTTAAAGTTTTCCAACTAGACAAGAACATTTTAATGAGGTGTTACCCATGTGATGCATGTGAAATAAGTCAAAGAAGAGATACACAGTAAGTCTAATGCTTACCTCCGTGCATATGGACTCTGAAAGTCGGCTTGTGAGTAAGCCCTTATTGTCAAATTTGCAGGTACTGCAGGAAAACCAGAGTGGCAATAATCATCCTTCTCTCCAAAATGAGATTTAATTAGTGTCTAACAAGAAGTGATTAGCTTACCTTGAACTCTGTGATAATGCTGGCTCACAGTCAACTGAGCTCTCTTGAGtcttttaaaaggaaaaaagaaatgctttatACACATGACAGTATAAACAAGTATCTGACAGTGAGATGTCGGCGACAGGTCTCACCTGTGCTGCCCTGTTATCGATTTTCTCATCATGTGGATTTCCTGCCTCTTTGTCTCGGTTTCTGGCTTCTTTCTGGCGCTGCATCTTTACATAATCATATGTGCTGATGCCTTTATAAACTGTAAGGTCCAGAGgagaacacacagcagaggaaaatggTGAAGATTGTTGACtggatgaggagagaagagccCTGTTAAATGTCTGTCTTGAAGGTAGCAACTCACAGAGGTAAAAGTGGAAGCCCAGCAGATGgccgagcagcagcaggcaggtgaTGCTCAGCAGGACTGTAACAAAGGCTAGTATAAGGAGACCAGCTGAACTAGTCTTCATGGGTGCTAAGGGTAAGAACACCAGCCAGGTACCATTCCCCAGCACACCTACAGAAAgaacaacacacatacagctttTAATTATAGAATTAACAAAAATACTATCAAATTCGGTCAGAAAAAGAAAGCTCAGTATTCTGGTGACTTACTGTTGAACTGTGGGGCGGCCCGTAGGGTGTTTGGATCCATGTAATGCTGAATAAATATGAACAAGATGACAAcaatgaggaggaagacacCTAGTGTAGCAGAGGACAGTGCCACAAAGAAGCACCTGAAGACAGCACAGAAAGCTGGATATTAATTTACAAAGCTTCCCA
Above is a window of Chelmon rostratus isolate fCheRos1 chromosome 8, fCheRos1.pri, whole genome shotgun sequence DNA encoding:
- the zdhhc11 gene encoding palmitoyltransferase ZDHHC11 isoform X2 codes for the protein MEPSGLCCVAFIVHFFTHIAAVTIDPADASVRAKQSYSSPLPLFDRTKQPHVIQDLRCYLCDVKVGPKVKHCGVCNKCVEDFDHHCKWLNTCVGGRNYWCFFVALSSATLGVFLLIVVILFIFIQHYMDPNTLRAAPQFNSVLGNGTWLVFLPLAPMKTSSAGLLILAFVTVLLSITCLLLLGHLLGFHFYLFYKGISTYDYVKMQRQKEARNRDKEAGNPHDEKIDNRAAQTQESSVDCEPALSQSSSTCKFDNKGLLTSRLSESICTELENFKKSAEKENSFHYGTENPTEHTAGEICMNDNKSWKPEADEEAQSASVKSADSVPGVQDPLGSSVMTPDDT
- the zdhhc11 gene encoding palmitoyltransferase ZDHHC11 isoform X1; protein product: MNCFSQRLRRTAPVRGSSRNELVPSKPPRMNGWSWPPQAFQVVGWLLYSYLAIVSFGIYIPLLPPPWNQVAYALTGVAFIVHFFTHIAAVTIDPADASVRAKQSYSSPLPLFDRTKQPHVIQDLRCYLCDVKVGPKVKHCGVCNKCVEDFDHHCKWLNTCVGGRNYWCFFVALSSATLGVFLLIVVILFIFIQHYMDPNTLRAAPQFNSVLGNGTWLVFLPLAPMKTSSAGLLILAFVTVLLSITCLLLLGHLLGFHFYLFYKGISTYDYVKMQRQKEARNRDKEAGNPHDEKIDNRAAQTQESSVDCEPALSQSSSTCKFDNKGLLTSRLSESICTELENFKKSAEKENSFHYGTENPTEHTAGEICMNDNKSWKPEADEEAQSASVKSADSVPGVQDPLGSSVMTPDDT